A region from the Symphalangus syndactylus isolate Jambi chromosome 2, NHGRI_mSymSyn1-v2.1_pri, whole genome shotgun sequence genome encodes:
- the PNISR gene encoding arginine/serine-rich protein PNISR isoform X9, with protein MWDQGGQPWQQWPLNQQQWMQSFQHQQDPSQIDWAALAQAWIAQREASGQQSMVEQPPGMMPNGQDMSTMESGPNNHGNFQGDSNFNRMWQPG; from the exons aTGTGGGATCAAGGAGGACAGCCTTGGCAGCAGTGGCCCTTGAACCAGCAGCAATGGATGCAGTCATTCCAGCACCAACAGGATCCAA GCCAGATTGATTGGGCTGCATTGGCCCAAGCTTGGATTGCCCAAAGAGAAGCTTCAGGACAGCAAAGCATGGTAGAACAACCACCAGGAATGATGCCAAATGGACAAGATATGTCTACAATGGAATCTGGTCCGAACAATCATGGGAATTTCCAAGGGGATTCAAACTTCAACAGAATGTGGCAACCAG GCTGA